GCAAGGCACAGGTATCCATGGTGACAGTTAACAATGACACATGCTGGACGTCATAGCTACTAGACACAACAACACTGGCCCTCCCGCACTATTTTAAGTTTGAGTAAATTTGTTTTACTCAAACTGCAACCAGGTCCTTCTCTTGTCGTGGAGTTACTTGATGCAGGTCTAGGTTGTACGCAGCAGCAGTCTTGTGTCTAACCTCATCAGACACTCAGATGTTACTTCTTGTCTCCCTGCTCATTACACTCACCAAACACTGGTCTCTGTTCAAACTGGCCGAGTGCTCAGTGCTGGTACACATTGCATGGGTGCCCTTCTAGTGGAACTAGAGGACCAGTCTATACGGGTGGTTAGAGGACCAGTCTATATGGGTGGTTAGAGGACCAGTCTATATGGGTGGTTAGAGGACCAGTCTATATGGGTGGTTAGAGGACCAGTCTATATGAGTGGTTAGAGGACTAGTCTatacgggagtcagatggctgagtggttagggaatcgggctagtaatcagaaggttgctagttcgattcccggctatgccaaccaaatgatgttgtgtccatgggcaaggcacttcaccctacttgcctcagggggaatgtccctgtacttactgtaagtcgctctggataagagcgtctgctaaatgactaaatgtaatgtaaatgtatacggGTGGTTAGAGGACCAGTCTATACGGGTGGTTAGAGGACCAGTCTATACGGGTGGTTAGAGGACCAGTCTATACGGGTGGTTAGAGGACCAGTCTATATGGGTGGTTAGAGGACCAGTCTATACGGGTGGTTAGAGGACCAGTCTATACGGGTGGTTAGAGGACCAGTCTATACGGGTGGTTAGAGGACCAGTCTATACGGGTGGTTAGAGGACCAGTCTATATGGGTGGTTAGAGGACCAGTCTATATGGGTGGTTAGAGGACCAGTCTATATGGGTGGTTAGAGGACCAGTCTATACGGGTGGTTAGAGGACCAGTCTATACGGGTGGTTAGAGGACCAGTCTATACGGGTGGTTAGAGGACCAGTCTATACGGGTGGTTAGAGGACCAGTCTATATGGGTGGTTAGAGGACCAGTCTATATGGGTGGTTAGAGGACCAGTCTATATGGGTGGTTAGAGGACCAGTCTATATGGGTGGTTAGAGGCTCTGCTATAGACTGCCCGTACCCTGTCCATGCTGGCTGGGTTGAGCCTCATGATGGAAGCGTGGGCCAGCCGTGTTAGCACGGTTCTCAAAGCCCTGTGAGAGTAGAGCTCCTGAGGCACGAGAAGTTCCTCCATGAATCCTTTATTAAACATGGTGCCAATTATGTCATTAATAACTGAGGGTGTAAAAGGGtacagaaagaagaaaaatatgATCTTGAGGGAAAATGGCCCCGAAGCAGCACATACCACAGTGAAGAGAGTTTATGCTGAACTTCAGCATGTGCAGCAGATACAAATTATAACTCAAAGCaatttttattatccagttgcTAATATACTTCTAAAGAAAATTTAAGAAATATGAAATAACTCATTAGGTTCTCATAATACGAAGGTCTGCTTTAGATAGGCAGAGACTGTATCTACACACATTATACCTCTTTTTCGGTCGTCCTCTGACCACACACCTTCAACCCAGTGGTTTGTCAAAGATAGAAAAAAAATTGATACAAGATTATTTAGTTGTCAAGTGGCTAATAACCCACTACCTGTCCTTAGCAGTGTCAGCTGCAGCACTACTAGTCTCTATTATTAGCTTGCTACGTATAGCTGCTGTCTGTCATGTGAGCTAGTTAGAttacctttgtgtgtgttatcatcACTTGTGTTTTGTGCTCGGAGGCGTTGGTCAAGAATATAGAGCATTTCTCCACCGAGATTGATGAAAAGCAGAGGAAGTGTCTTCATAGACATTTTAAAGGTCTACGGCTGGATTAGCTAACCAGCTAGGTAGCTTTGCTAACCAACAGGTTTTGAAATGAGATGGCAACTACTAATTGGCTTAACTACAAGGTTCGCCGGCTACTGACAAAGCCAGTTGCTATCATTCTTGTTTCACTCATAAGTATACATAAATGGTCATCTGTGACAGTTACAGATTCTAAATTGTTTTATTGGTgatttcttttttccttcttgCTGTTCTGAGCTCTTCTTCAGCGTTCAACAGGTAGGCCTACGGTTTGCAAAAATCTGATTCGTCTGCACATCTCGTGGTACGGCATAGTACAGCCAATCACAAGCGGCAGAACTTTCCCCACTGAGTTCTGTAACATCAACAGAATAGAGCTGGCTAATTAACTTTTGATATGATAAATTAACTTTAACACGGCTAAGTTTAAGAGTGGTCAATCCACTTAGACTACTTACTAAGTTCCTTATGCTTCAAAGATTTTTTCATGACATATAATGTACTGCAGATACTTATACTAAATAATTAAATTAACCTATTGTACTAATTGGTTTGTGGACCAATGTATTCTTAATTCATATAAATGCCACACATCTACATCAATTACTTTGCACTTAGTAAAGTTTTTGAGCTGGTTGTAGAATGAACTCAGCAGTTGTATCTTGTGCTTCAGTTGGACAAGTGAAATTATACAAATGAAGGACAATCTGCCGTGTGTGTACTTTGTAAATTGACAACCCAGTTACGGTTTACTCCACAAGATACGACTGCAACATAGAAAGTATTGCAGTTCAGTGTGAGCTCTTGGACCAAAAGGACATTTGGATGCATATACAAGTAAGGAAAATGGTTGAAAACGATCTAATATCTGACTACTTCATGTGCAGTTGACTTTTGTGTGTTGGCTTCTGAAAACCATTGATAATCACATTACTTTGAAACACATTTGAATCTCAAAAACATAATTCACACGTAAACGTATTAAACTATCTAATATTAAACAGGGTTGTTTAGGTTTGTGtgctcatgtttttttttatggagaGTCTGTGCTCTTTACAGTAAAGGAACTGTTAGCCTGTTTCCCCAATGGGTTTTACTGGAAATAAAATGACCTGGAAGGTCTCTGTGTACCTCTTTTCAATACGGCTGTAAGTATGACATTGACTTCAATTACTATTCTTGATCATCATTTCTCCATAGTTTTCAAATTCCATGATTACATATAATTCTTGGACATTTTAAAATGATGTGGTCATCTTTCTTTTCAGGATTTTAACATCACATCCCGTTTTTGGGTCAGGCTTTAGTGACAGTCCAACAGTTGATGAGGAGTCCTATCAGCTGAGCTGGATGACGTCTGTACCTGATgccacactcctctctgccaTTTCAATCCCAGGAACTCACGACAGTCTAACTACTTATGGTGGACCACTTATACAATGTCAAACTTTATCCTTGGAAAACCAACTGAAAGCAGGTCTGCGATACTTCGATATTCATGTGGGGATCTGGACTGTATTCCAGCAAACTGTGGATGTCAGGGATGGTCAAATAAAACACCAAAAATTTCATGATACCTTGGAAACCACAACAGCCTTCTTGGATGAAAATAGCAGTGAGACAGTGCTTTTTAGGGTCACACTAAAAGGCTTCTTTCAGAAGAGAACTGGTAAATTGGTTAAGAAATTGCTTGAAGAATTTAAAGATAAATTATGGACAAACAAAATAGTCCCCCAGattggggaggtgagagggaagaTTGTGTTCATACAGAGCAATAATTTCAATGTCGGAACCCTTAACCACAATACATATTTTAAAGATGATAATAAGTTCAAAAACATACCTAACAAGATAAAGaagataaaaaaacatttagagGAAGCAGGAGAAATCTGTTCACACACTTTAGTACTGACCGAATCAACAGCCACTGCTTTTTTCAAAGGCCCTAAGTCGGTAGCCAAAGAGGTAAACAACCAGCTGAATACTCTCATCATGGAGCGCAAGAAAGGATCTGAAAAACCTGCCTGCCTAGGAGTGGTCAGTATGGACTTCCCCAGTTCTGAACTGATCAGGAATATTATTAATACAAAGCCTTGCTTGTGCCACAGGACAGGAAATAAAGACCCTTTAGAGCCCGCAGAGCCTGAACTGGAACCTCAACCCGAACCGGGACCCGAACCTGAACCTGGACCGGGACCTGAACCTAAATCAGAGCCAGAACCTGAACCGGGACCGGAACCCGAACCGAGACCAGTACCTCAACCCGAATCGGAACCTGAACCGGGACCTGAACCGGAACCTGAACCGGGACCTGAACCGGGACCTGAACCTGAACCGGGACCTGAACCTCAACCCGAACCTGAACCGGGACCTGAACCTGGACCTGAACCTCAACCCGAACCAGAAACAGAACCTGAACCGGGACCTGAACCTGAACCGGGACCTGAACCTCAACCTGAACCGGGACCTCAACCCGAACCAGAACCGGGACCTGAAACTGGACCTGAACCTCAACCGGGACCTGAACCTCAACccaaaccagaaccagaaccagaacctgaACCTCAACCCGAACCAGAACCCGAACCGGAACCTGAACCGGGACCTGAACCTCAACCCGAACTGGGACCTGAACCTGGACCTGAACCAGAACCGGGACCGGGACCTGAACCTGAACCGGGACCTGAACCGGGACCTGAACCTCAACCTGAACCAGAACCGGGACCTGAACCTGGACCTGAACCGGGACCTGAACCTGAACCTCAACCGGGACCTGAGTCTCAACCCGAACCAGAACCTGAACCGGGACCTGAACCTCAACCCGAACTGAGACCTGAACCTCAACCTGAACCGGGACCTGAACCTCAACCCGAACCGGGACCTGAACCTGAACCGGGACCCGAACCGGGACCTGAACCGGGACCTGAACCTGAACCGGGACCTGAACCTCAACCTGAACCGGGACCTCAACCCGAACCAGAACCGGGACCTGAAACTGGACCTGAACCTCAACCGGGACCTGAACCTCAACccaaaccagaaccagaacctgaACCTCAACCCGAACCAGAACCCGAACCAGAACCCGAACCTGAACCGGGAACCGAACCGGGACCCGAACCGGGACCTGAACCTGAACCGGGAACTGAACCAGAACCGGGACCTGAACCTGAACCGGGACCTGAACCTGAACCGGGACCTGAGCCTCAACCTGAACCAGAACCGGGACCTGAACCTGGACCTGAACCTCAACCGGGACCTGAGCCTCAACCCAAACCAGAACCTGAACCGGGACCTGAACCTCAACCCGAACCGGGACCTGAACCTCAACCCGAACCAGAACCTGAACCTCAACCCGAACCTGAACCGGGACCTGAACCTGAACCGGGACCTGAACCTCAACCCGAACCAGAACCGGAACCTGAACCGGGACCTGAACCGGGACCTGAACCTGAACCGGGACCTGAACCTGAACCTCAACCCGAACCTGAACCGGGACCTGAACCTGGACCTGAAACTCAACccgaaccagaaccagaacctgaACCGGGACCTGAACCTCAACCCGAACCGGGACCTGAACCGGGACCTGAACCCGAACCAGAACCTGAACCTCAATCCGAACCTGAACCGGGACCTGAACCTGAACCGGGACCTGAACCTCAACCTGAACCGGGACCTGAACCCGAACCAGAACCGGGACCTGAACCTGGATCTGAACCTCAACCGGGACCTGAACCTCAACCCGAACCAGAACCCGAACCGGGACCTGAACCGGGACCTGAACCTGAACCGGGACCTGAACCTCAACCTGAACCAGAACCGGGTCCTGAACCTGGACCTGAACCGGGACCTGAACCTGGACCTGAACCTCAACCGGGACCTGAGCCTCAACccgaaccagaaccagaacctgaACCGGGACCTGAACCTCAACCCGAACCGGGACCTGAACCTCAACCTGAACCGGGACCTGAACCTCAACCCGAACCAGAACCTCAACCTCAACCTGAACCTGAACCGGGACCTGAACCTGGACCTGAACCGGGACCTGAACCTCAACCCGAACCAGAACCTGAACCTCAACCTGAACCGGGACCTGAACCTAAACCAGAACAAGAACCGGCACCTGAACCCGAACCGGGACCCGAACCAGAACCTCAACCCGAACCTGAACCGGGACCTGAACCGGGACCTGAACTTCAACCTGAACCGGGACCTGAACCTCAACCCGAACCAGAACCGGGACCTGGACCTGAACCGGGACCTGAACCTCAACCTCAACCCGAACCAGAACCGGGACCTGAACCTCAACCCGAACCAGGACCTGAACCTGAACCGGGACATGAACCtaaaccagaaccagaacccgAACCTCAACCTGAACCTGAACCTGAACCGGAACCGGGACCTGAATCCGAACCGGAATCTCAACCGAAACCTCAACCGGAACCTCAACCCACTCCtgcaaaaccaaaaaagaagaaTTGTCATAAAAAgcataacaaaataaaatgaaagtTCTTAATCAAGAAGCACATTTTGAATAAGACATATTTTAGTTGTACATGTACAAATAAAACTAAAAAAAATAACACTCTGGCCCTCCCCGTATGTTTATCACGCTGTGAATTTCTTTATCTAATCAACCAGAAACAGGGGGCACCTGAAGCAGGGGGCACATAAAGCAGGGGGCACCAGAAGCAGGGGGCACCTGAAGCAGGGGGCACCTAAAGCAGGGGGCACCAGAAGCAGGGGCGCCTGACCAGAAGTCAGACAACATTCAATATTAAAGGATTAAAAAAGATGCAATTATTTAAAAGctttagcattttttttttatgtaataggctacttttttttttgctacatTGTAATGTACTCAATTATATGTGATTGTCAGAGTGCAAACGTATTTGAGCAATGCAAGTGTGTCGGGAAGGGGAAAGGTTTGGGAAAGGCTGACCTAGAGGTAAATCTGTGACGTCAGAACGGGTTGTAAGTGTCCTGTTGCCGTGGCAGCTAGGCAGGCAGTATGCATAAAGTTGGCCaagtgagaaagggagttgccccGTGCAGTTTTATTCTAACATTCTTCTATCAGTCGTACGAGAAGACAAGAACAACCAGCCGCCAGAGTTTGATTAAACGACCGCTGGATAGTTTCGCGTAAATAGGCTAGTCAGTAACTCAATACTTGAGAGCTGAAAACCTGGTGGTGTCTGGAAGTTTAACAGTTGGTTAAAGTAGAAGGCAAGGCTGCTAAACCGGCTGAGGGTGAAAGGGCTACATCACGCACATGTAAGTATTGTGTCTTTTCGTCGTTGCCGTCGTCAACGACATAGTTGACTTTGATTGGTACTGATTTATTTTTAGTTCA
Above is a window of Osmerus mordax isolate fOsmMor3 chromosome 18, fOsmMor3.pri, whole genome shotgun sequence DNA encoding:
- the LOC136962554 gene encoding putative uncharacterized protein DDB_G0286901, whose translation is MGFSDSPTVDEESYQLSWMTSVPDATLLSAISIPGTHDSLTTYGGPLIQCQTLSLENQLKAGLRYFDIHKRTGKLVKKLLEEFKDKLWTNKIVPQIGEVRGKIVFIQSNNFNSLNWNLNPNRDPNLNLDRDLNLNQSQNLNRDRNPNRDQYLNPNRNLNRDLNRNLNRDLNRDLNLNRDLNLNPNLNRDLNLDLNLNPNQKQNLNRDLNLNRDLNLNLNRDLNPNQNRDLKLDLNLNRDLNLNPNQNQNQNLNLNPNQNPNRNLNRDLNLNPNWDLNLDLNQNRDRDLNLNRDLNRDLNLNLNQNRDLNLDLNRDLNLNLNRDLNLNLNLNRDLNLNPNRDLNLNRDPNRDLNRDLNLNRDLNLNLNRDLNPNQNRDLKLDLNLNRDLNLNPNQNQNLNLNPNQNPNQNPNLNREPNRDPNRDLNLNRELNQNRDLNLNRDLNLNRDLSLNLNQNRDLNLDLNLNRDLSLNPNQNLNRDLNLNPNRDLNLNPNQNLNLNPNLNRDLNLNRDLNLNPNQNRNLNRDLNRDLNLNRDLNLNLNPNLNRDLNLDLKLNPNQNQNLNRDLNLNPNRDLNRDLNPNQNLNLNPNLNRDLNLNRDLNLNLNRDLNPNQNRDLNLDLNLNRDLNLNPNQNPNRDLNRDLNLNRDLNLNLNQNRVLNLDLNRDLNLDLNLNRDLSLNPNQNQNLNRDLNLNPNRDLNLNLNRDLNLNPNQNLNLNLNLNRDLNLDLNRDLNLNPNQNLNLNLNRDLNLNQNKNRHLNPNRDPNQNLNPNLNRDLNRDLNFNLNRDLNLNPNQNRDLDLNRDLNLNLNPNQNRDLNLNPNQDLNLNRDMNLNQNQNPNLNLNLNLNRNRDLNPNRNLNRNLNRNLNPLLNRGHLKQGAHKAGGTRSRGHLKQGAPKAGGTRSRGA